A genome region from Apus apus isolate bApuApu2 chromosome 2, bApuApu2.pri.cur, whole genome shotgun sequence includes the following:
- the CD83 gene encoding CD83 antigen, which translates to MSLVVYSLLITLCNGWCLISEASVVVPDVAVRCAEEVLLPCKVLRDSSIAYQTASWYKMAGDGEGIAWKILDVESHYTKTPGGSLELSNDTFFSLRIKNTTRQNSGTYKCTLGEQSGEHNLSSVVTLKVTGCPGIEDEKFKKYKAELFMLTCLGIFYLLLILFTCTCLRKESMSPNYQKNRPDMKHMLTLISLQEMTTFQDINSDSTCKKELTSSFV; encoded by the exons ATGTCTTTGGTAGTCTACTCTTTGCTCATCACCCTGTGCAATG GTTGGTGCTTGATCAGTGAGGCTTCTGTGGTGGTCCCAGATGTTGCTGTGAGGTGTGCTGAAGAAGTATTGCTGCCCTGTAAAGTTCTTCGGGACTCCTCCATTGCCTACCAGACCGCATCTTGGtataaa atggCAGGAGATGGCGAAGGAATAGCATGGAAAATCCTTGATGTGGAATCTCATTATACAAAAACACCTGGGGGGTCCCTGGAGCTCTCCAATGACACCTTCTTTTCTCTGAGGATCAAAAACACAACCAGGCAAAACAGCGGGACATATAAGTGCACTTTGGGGGAACAGAGTGGAGAACATAATCTGAGCAGTGTGGTCACTTTAAAAGTAACAG GTTGCCCTGGAATAGaagatgaaaaatttaaaaaatacaaagctgaaCTTTTCATGCTGACTTGCCTTGGGATTTTTTACTTGCTGCTCATCTTATTTACCTGT acatGTCTAAGAAAAGAGAGTATGTCTCCCAATTATCAAAAAAACAGACCAGATATGAAACACATGCTCACGCTCATCAGTTTACAAGAAATGACAACTTTCCAGGATATAAACAGTGACAGCACTTGCAAAAAGGAGCTTACTTCAAGTTTTGTCTAA